From one Lolium rigidum isolate FL_2022 chromosome 4, APGP_CSIRO_Lrig_0.1, whole genome shotgun sequence genomic stretch:
- the LOC124650481 gene encoding DNA replication licensing factor MCM3: protein MDVNEEAMAANKRAFLDFLDQDVGKGVYMQAVRDMVQSKRHRLTIGMDDLRNHNLDLARRIIRSPGEFMQPASDAVTEVARNLDPKFLKEGERVLVGFTGPFGFHRVTPRDLMSSFIGTMVCVEGIVTKCSLVRPKVVKSVHYCPATNAFLSREYRDITSFVGLPTGSVYPTRDENGNLLVTEYGMCEYKDHQTLSMQEVPENAAPGQLPRSVDVIVEDDLVDCCKPGDRVSIVGLYKALPGKSKGSVSGVFRTVLIANNVSLLNKEANAPVYTREDLKRMKEISRRNDTFDLLGNSLAPSIYGHLWIKKAVVLLMLGGVEKNLKNGTHLRGDINMMMVGDPSVAKSQLLRAVMNIAPLAISTTGRGSSGVGLTAAVTSDQETGERRLEAGAMVLADRGVVCIDEFDKMNDQDRVAIHEVMEQQTVTIAKAGIHASLNARCSVIAAANPIYGSYDRSITPTKNIGLPDSLLSRFDLLFIVLDQMDADIDRQISEHVARMHRYCADDGGSRSLDKAGYAVEEEDGDANAAIFVKYDRMLHGQDRRRGKKAKQDRLTIKFLKKYIHYAKNLIQPKLTDEASDHIATSYAELRDGSANAKAGGGTLPITARTLETMIRLSTAHAKMKLRHEVLKIDVEAALQVLNFAIFHKELTDMEDREQKEMEKQQAENEAAAGADNADGHGDASGNGDENGGTGNDPMDVDGSNASKDQDVSSQRIEAFEAILGQHVLANHVDQMSIDEVEQTVNRDAAAPYTRGQVEFILERMQDANRIMIRDGIVRII from the exons ATGGACGTCAAcgaggaggccatggcggcgAACAAGCGCGCCTTCCTCGACTTCCTCGACCAAGAC GTCGGCAAGGGCGTGTACATGCAGGCGGTGCGCGACATGGTGCAGAGCAAGCGCCACCGGCTCACCATCGGCATGGACGACCTCCGCAATCACAACCTCGACCTCGCCCGCAG GATCATCCGGAGCCCCGGGGAGTTCATGCAGCCGGCGTCGGACGCCGTCACGGAGGTGGCCAGGAACCTGGACCCCAAGTTCCTCAAGGAAGGGGAGCGCGTGCTGGTCGGCTTCACCGGCCCGTTTGGATTCCACAGGGTCACGCCCAGGGACCTCATGTCCTCCTTCATCGGGACCATGGTCTGCGTCGAGGGCATCGTCACCAAAT GCTCGCTGGTGAGGCCAAAGGTTGTCAAGAGTGTTCACTACTGCCCTGCAACAAATGCTTTCCTCTCGCGTGAATACAGGGACATCACATCTTTTGTAGGCTTGCCAACTGGTTCTGTTTATCCAACTAGG GATGAAAATGGCAATTTGTTGGTCACCGAGTATGGGATGTGTGAATACAAGGATCACCAGACCTTGTCCATGCAAGAGGTTCCTGAAAATGCTGCCCCTGGACAACTTCCAAGAAGTGTAGATGTTATTGTAGAAGACGATCTTGTAGATTGTTGCAAGCCAGGTGACCGTGTCTCAATTGTTGGTCTATACAAGGCTCTTCCAGGAAAAAGCAAGGGCAGTGTTAGTGGTGTCTTCAG GACTGTCCTTATTGCAAATAATGTTTCACTTCTGAACAAAGAGGCAAATGCGCCTGTCTATACTCGGGAAGATCTGAAGCGGATGAAAGAAATATCAAGGAGAAATGACACATTTGACTTGCTGGGGAATTCACTTGCTCCATCAATTTATGGCCATCTCTGGATAAAGAAGGCAGTTGTACTATTAATGCTTGGTGGTGTTGAGAAGAATTTGAAAAATGGAACTCACTTGAGAGG AGATATAAACATGATGATGGTGGGAGATCCTTCAGTTGCCAAGTCTCAGCTTCTGAGAGCTGTTATGAACATAGCCCCTTTGGCTATCTCaactactggaaggggttcatctGGTGTTGGTTTGACTGCTGCTGTCACTTCTGACCAAGAGACTG GGGAAAGAAGGCTCGAGGCTGGTGCCATGGTTCTTGCTGATCGTGGTGTTGTGTGCATTGATGAGTTTGATAAGATGAACGATCAAGATCGAGTTGCTATACATGAAGTCATGGAACAGCAAACTGTGACAATTGCCAAGGCAGGAATACATGCATCGCTAAATGCAAGATGCAGTGTAATTGCTGCAGCAAATCCAATATATGGATCC TATGATCGTTCAATAACACCAACAAAGAACATTGGGCTTCCGGATTCACTGCTCTCTCGTTTTGATCTGCTCTTTAttgttcttgatcaaatggatgctgATATCGACCGTCAGATTTCAGAACATGTTGCACGGATGCATAGATACTGCGCTGATGATGGAG GATCAAGGTCTCTTGATAAAGCAGGATATGCtgtggaggaagaagatggcgaTGCTAATGCAGCCATATTCGTTAAATATGATAGAATGCTCCATGGACAGGATAGAAGGCGAGGCAAGAAGGCCAAACAGGACAGGCTGACTATCAAATTCCTGAAGAAATATATACACTATGCAAAGAACCTTATTCAGCCAAAGCTCACTGACGAG GCATCTGATCACATTGCAACTTCATATGCTGAGCTCAGAGATGGTAGTGCAAATGCAAAG GCTGGTGGAGGTACGCTTCCAATTACAGCAAGGACATTGGAAACAATGATCCGTCTATCTACTGCCCACGCGAAGATGAAACTGAGACACGAG GTTCTGAAAATTGATGTTGAGGCTGCATTGCAAGTTCTGAATTTTGCAATATTCCACAAGGAACTGACTGATATGGAAGATCGTGAACAGAAAGAGATGGAGAAACAACAAGCTGAAAATGAAGCAGCTGCAGGTGCTGATAATGCAGATGGGCATGGAGATGCTAGTGGCAATGGAGATGAGAATGGAGG CACTGGTAACGACCCAATGGATGTTGATGGAAGCAATGCATCAAAGGATCAGGATGTTTCTTCACAGAG AATTGAAGCATTTGAGGCGATTCTTGGACAGCATGTGTTGGCAAACCATGTTGATCAGATGTCCATTGATGAAGTTGAGCAAACAGTCAATAGGGATGCAGCTGCACCTTACACTAGAGGCCAAGTAGAGTTCATCTTGGAG aggatgcaagatgcaaacaggaTAATGATTCGAGATGGCATTGTCCGCATCATCTAA
- the LOC124648727 gene encoding WEB family protein At2g38370-like → MAEVAVQTGPGELARMRGRGEVDTSSQFESVRQAVDRFGGGALSPWRQTQAPPPLQLRPEEVELMKVEEQTVKVEMGLFVKESETFKVLKELQSTKQVIDDLKLQIEKATLEAGNAAAGHADTMEAHPLPDVEQKPRSHTEPLIHSINSKQSPLATLIKLNQAKAFLNLDTVMMFRGQIEEEKASLQKTRERLQLNMRKASALEADLSRTAAQLQAVKDPKPVLEPSEIWLQMKQLNSERDKRKKMIEDSKFEIDELTSTIEHTRSKTKTLQFRIIMADKLKEASRRGEAFALAEMAKLSGTEDLETDRSDVKLSIAEHSVLVREAQKSEDTARSKIDAAMQELDDANHGKAELLERVEEAMSAVQTSRKVLGEALKREESANKGKVAAEESLRSLRSDQIILNWRPTSNKCNPAKFKTSATPATPRKAGTGIYDVNGLSLVTTTPKSTKAMSIGQIPSMKLDCEFEPTTPRKTASAKKKKKVSLGQMLSDKYEMYSPKRIDHDGASRKQFQPRRRRLGFVVYALLLHRKRQARASSWTHGHGGCSVKVV, encoded by the exons ATGGCGGAAGTGGCGGTCCAGACGGGGCCCGGCGAGCTAGCAAGAATGCGGGGGCGCGGCGAGGTGGACACCTCGTCCCAGTTCGAGTCCGTGCGGCAGGCCGTCGACCGgttcggcggcggcgcgctcTCCCCGTGGCGGCAGacgcaggcgccgccgccgctccagctCCGGCCCGAG GAGGTAGAACTTATGAAAGTTGAGGAACAGACTGTGAAGGTCGAGATGGGGCTCTTTGTCAAGGAAAGCGAAACGTTCAAGGTGTTGAAAGAGTTGCAGTCAACAAAGCAGGTTATTGATGACTTGAAGTTGCAAATAGAGAAGGCAACATTAGAGGCTGGAAATGCAGCAGCAGGTCATGCAGACACCATGGAGGCACATCCACTTCCTGATGTTGAACAGAAACCCCGCAGCCATACCGAGCCACTGATACACAGCATAAATAGCAAGCAGTCTCCACTAGCCACATTGATCAAGCTGAATCAGGCAAAAGCGTTCCTGAACCTGGATACTGTAATGATGTTTAGGGGCCAGATAGAGGAGGAGAAAGCATCGCTACAAAAAACCCGTGAAAGGTTGCAGTTGAATATGAGGAAAGCTTCAGCACTGGAAGCAGATTTGAGCAGAACCGCCGCGCAGCTACAAGCAGTAAAAGATCCCAAACCTGTCCTCGAACCTTCTGAGATATGGCTGCAAATGAAACAGTTGAATTCTGAAAGAGATAAGCGCAAGAAGATGATTGAGGATTCGAAATTCGAGATTGATGAATTGACTTCCACCATTGAGCACACAAGGTCCAAGACGAAGACTCTTCAGTTCAGGATCATCATGGCCGACAAACTGAAGGAAGCCTCGAGGCGGGGAGAAGCTTTTGCTCTCGCAGAGATGGCAAAACTAAGCGGCACAGAGGACCTGGAGACTGATAGATCCGATGTCAAACTTTCTATCGCGGAACACTCCGTGCTGGTGCGCGAAGCACAGAAATCAGAAGATACCGCTAGGAGCAAAATAGACGCGGCGATGCAAGAGCTCGATGATGCAAACCATGGTAAGGCAGAACTTTTGGAAAGAGTAGAGGAAGCAATGTCAGCTGTCCAGACCAGTAGGAAGGTACTAGGGGAGGCTCTAAAGAGGGAGGAGTCGGCAAACAAAGGGAAGGTTGCTGCCGAAGAATCACTACGAAGCCTTCGGTCCGACCAAATAATCCTGAACTGGCGACCGACCAGCAACAAATGCAATCCTGCAAAGTTCAAGACCTCAGCAACGCCAGCGACGCCCCGGAAGGCTGGCACCGGGATATACGACGTGAACGGCCTGAGCCTGGTGACCACCACACCGAAGAGCACGAAGGCGATGTCCATCGGGCAGATCCCGAGCATGAAGCTCGACTGCGAGTTTGAACCCACCACCCCGAGAAAGACCGCGAgcgcaaagaagaagaagaaggtgtcaCTCGGGCAGATGCTGAGCGACAAGTACGAGATGTACTCCCCGAAGAGGATAGACCACGACGGCGCATCCCGCAAGCAGTTCCAGCCCAGGAGGCGGAGGCTGGGGTTCGTCGTGTACGCGCTGCTTCTGCATAGGAAGAGGCAGGCCCGGGCCTCCTCCTGGACGCATGGGCATGGCGGCTGCAGCGTCAAGGTTGTGTAG
- the LOC124707678 gene encoding CBL-interacting protein kinase 28-like, translating to MEERSILMERYEIGRQLGQGTFAKVYYARNLTNGQSVAIKMIDKEKVLRIGLMDQIKREISIMRIVRHPNVLQLFEVMATRSKIYFALEYAKGGELFNKLAKGKLSEDSARKYFHQLISAVDYCHSRGVYHRDLKPENLLMDENETLRVSDFGLSALTESKWQDGLLHTACGTPAYVAPEVLSRKGYSGAKADVWSCGVILFVLAASYLPFHERNLIELYRKIAKAEYKCPRFFSTELKELLQGILDPDPNTRMSIARVKRSAWYKKPNEITAHKIQSLDRFCNSSDGPLNLTNMNAFDIISLSSGFDLSGLFDERYSQREARFTSKQPPATVLVRLKELAKRMKLKVTKKEDGFLKLTTGKEGKKGVLVFDAEIFEVAPSFLLVELTKTNGDTLEYQKLLKEDIRPSLKDIVWAWHGDVRQQTQLPQDAEQQPQPSSLPPLPPRRLED from the coding sequence ATGGAAGAGAGGAGTATTTTGATGGAACGTTATGAGATCGGAAGACAGTTAGGACAAGGCACCTTTGCGAAGGTATACTACGCTCGTAATCTAACCAATGGCCAGTCCGTCGCCATAAAAATGATCGACAAGGAGAAGGTCTTGAGGATTGGTCTCATGGATCAGATAAAGAGGGAGATCTCGATAATGAGAATTGTAAGGCATCCGAACGTTCTGCAGCTTTTTGAGGTAATGGCTACCAGGAGCAAGATTTACTTTGCTTTGGAGTATGCTAAAGGTGGTGAGCTTTTCAACAAATTAGCCAAAGGGAAGCTTAGCGAGGACAGCGCAAGAAAATATTTCCATCAGTTGATCTCTGCTGTAGATTATTGTCACAGTAGAGGTGTTTATCATCGCGACTTGAAGCCTGAAAACCTACTAATGGATGAGAATGAAACCCTTAGGGTCTCTGATTTTGGTTTAAGTGCGCTAACCGAGTCAAAGTGGCAAGATGGTCTGCTCCACACCGCATGTGGAACTCCCGCTTATGTTGCTCCTGAAGTGCTCAGCAGGAAAGGATACAGTGGTGCAAAGGCAGATGTATGGTCTTGTGGGGTGATTCTGTTTGTTCTTGCAGCCAGTTATCTTCCTTTCCACGAAAGAAATCTTATTGAGTTGTATAGAAAGATTGCAAAAGCTGAGTACAAATGCCCTCGTTTTTTCTCTACTGAGCTAAAGGAACTCCTTCAGGGAATCCTTGATCCTGATCCTAATACTAGAATGTCCATCGCAAGAGTAAAGAGAAGTGCTTGGTACAAGAAGCCGAATGAGATAACAGCACATAAGATTCAATCGCTAGATAGGTTTTGCAACAGTTCCGATGGACCATTGAACCTGACAAACATGAACGCATTtgacatcatttccctctctagcGGATTTGACCTGTCTGGTTTGTTTGACGAAAGATATAGCCAAAGGGAGGCTCGGTTTACTTCCAAGCAGCCACCAGCAACCGTGCTTGTGAGGCTTAAAGAACTGGCCAAACGCATGAAACTTAAAGTTACAAAGAAAGAGGATGGATTTCTGAAATTGACCACAGGGAAGGAAGGAAAGAAGGGTGTTCTTGTGTTTGATGCAGAAATCTTTGAGGTTGCGCCGTCGTTTCTCCTAGTCGAGTTGACAAAAACCAATGGTGACACCTTGGAGTACCAAAAACTGTTGAAAGAGGACATTAGGCCATCGCTTAAGGATATTGTTTGGGCATGGCATGGTGATGTTCGCCAGCAGACACAGCTACCTCAGGATGCAGAGCAGCAGCCGCAACCGTCATCGCTGCCACCACTCCCACCACGACGGTTAGAAGATTAG